The nucleotide window GCGGCCGGCGTATCGCGAGGCACCTTCTACTTCCACTTCCCCACCAAAGAACACGTGCTGGTGGAGTTGGAGCGCGCCGAGGAAGACAAAATAGTCGCGAAGCTGGCCAATCCAACGGCGACACCCGCCGATCTGATCTCGGTGTTGACGCTGCTGGTGCGCGAGGTGCTTGCCGCCGAGCGGCGATTGGGGCCGGTCGTTTTTCGAGACATGCTCGGATTACATTTCGTGGCAACGCGACCTGTCGAGGACGAGTTGGCCCAGCACCCGCTTGCCGCGTTCGTCATCGCCGCCATCGCCGAGGCGCAGCGCACGAAACGGGTGCTCTCAGAAGCCAAGGCGGACGAACTGGGAGTCATCTTCCTTAGCGGATTGTTCGCCTTGTTGACCACCGGCGCAGCATCGCCGCGGGCTCGGGCCGCGCTTTTGGACCGCTACGTCACAACAATCGTTCGAGGGATGGAGGCGCGATGAACGATTCAGGTATCGAGGGCTACCGTGCATATCTGGCGCGGCGCGATGGTGAGGCCGATCTGTTGAACCGCCGGCTGGCCAGCCGCGAAGAGTTTTTCGGATGGTTGGAATCAGAGCCCGTCCGCTCCACTCGGCACATCGATCGCCAGGTCTTTGTGCGGAATCTGCGCCGCCGTCGGCCGGAACCGGGTCTTGATCGCGCGATGTTGTTCCTGTTGGCCACCGCCAAGCTGAACCAGGCCGAGCGTTTCGGAGTGAACTTGGGCGAGACCTACGGACGAAACAGCGGAGACGACATGCCGCCCGAGCGGGTCTACGTCGAACTCGAGGAGCACTATCACACCCGGCTGCTGGCGTATGTGCTGGACATGTTCGGTCTGCCGTTCCAGGTGGTTGCGCCGCCGTTCCTGGTGCGCCAATTCGTCAAGACCAGCGTGTTCCTCCCCGATCGACTCGCATCTCCATTCGTGGGAGCGGGCGAAATGGCGGGCTGCATCATGTTCGACGAGCTGCGTCGCGCCGGCGTCGAGTTGTTCGCCGACGAACCGGACGTCGTGACGCGAATCGAGCGGCTCTACAGCGAAATTCTTACTGACGAGCTAGGCCATGTCGGCTATTGCGCGGCGAGCAGCGGTGCCGCGGGCCGGGTCGCGATGCGTCGGCTCTACCCCCTGGTCGGAAGGTTCTTTGCCCGCCAGACCTACGAGATAAGCCTGCTGGTCGACACCGAGAAGTTTCGCGCTCGCCTCGACCGGCCCTTCGACGTCGAGGAACTCGCGGCCGGACTGGCCAACGAAACGTTCCTGGCTGCGCGGCCCTGACCGCGGCCAGTTGCGCTGTACCGCGCCGACGTAGCAACCGCACGATAGGGCGGTACGGATACAATCGCGCGGGCGATTGGAGATTGAGTTGCAACCGAACGGCTCACTGTGACGATCGGCGTCATCTGCGCGATCCCGCCAGAGCTGGCATATCTGCGCCGCGCCTTGGTCGATGCCAAACGCCAGGCGATTGCGCAGGTCACCTTCGACACCGGTGACCTCGACACCCACCGGGTAGTGCTGGCCGGAGCCGGTATGGGAAAAGTCAATGCCGGCCTGGTCGCCACCCTACTTGCCGATAGATTCCGTTGCCGCACTGTGGTTTTCACCGGGGTGGCGGGCGGACTGGATCCCCAGCTGGACATCGGCGACATTGTCATCGCGGAGCGCGTGGTACAGCACGATTTTGGATTGATTACCGATGGGTCGCTGCAGCCCTATCAGCCCGGGCACGTCCCGTTCATCAATCCCACCGAACGGCTCGGCCATCGGGTCAACCCCGAGTTGATCGACCGCGTCAAACAGCGGCTCGAGGGCTTTGCCCTGCCGTCGCTATCCGCGGCTGCGGGGGGCGGCGCTCACCCGCCGCAGATCAGCTACGGGACCATCCTGACCGGTGACCAGTACCTGCACTGCGCGCGCACCCGAGACAGACTCCGAGACGACTTCGGGGCCCTGGCAATCGAAATGGAGGGGGGCGCGGTTGCTCAAGTGTGCGAATCCTTTGCCATCCCATGGTTGGTCGTGCGAGCGCTTTCCGATCTGGCCGGCGGCGATTCCGGGTTGGACTTCAATCGGTTTGTCGACGAGGTTGCGGTCGGTTCTGCTCGAATTCTGCTGCGCCTGCTGGACGTGCTGGACTAGACGTTCTTGTTGCCGGCGGGCACGAAAGCAAGACACGAATAGGTCTGTCCGAAGGCAGATCCCCGTCTTCAGACGGTGGGTCAAGCAGGCCGCTTTCCGGCCTCACCCAAAAGTGGGCTTGCTGCTCTTCGGACAGACCACCGGTGACCCGGATCCCATCACTATCGCAGCCGGCCAGGTTTTGGTCGATGGCCAAAGATCCCGATGCTGTCGGCCACAAAGTCACATCGGCCGCGGTGCTTGGATGTGGTTGTGGCTGACGCCGATTCGGAACCGCGGAAACGCATTGTGAGCGCCACCCGCGAGATAGCGGCCAGCGCGGAGACGCTCTTCGAACTGATCGCCGACCCGGCCCACCAGCCCGAATGGGACGGCAACGAAAACCTCGCGCATTGCCCGGCAGGACAGCGAGTACGCCAGGTCGGCGATGTCTTCCGCATGACGTTGACCATGGGTACCGTTCGGGAGAATCACGTGGTCGAATTCACCGAGGGTCGACGAATCGCCTGGCATCCGTCCGAACCGGGTAGACAACCGCCCGGGCATTTGTGGCGGTGGCAGCTCACCCCGGTGGGCCCGACGCGCACGGCGGTCACGCACACCTACGACTGGACGGAGCTGACCGACCCCGCTAGATGCGCCCGCGCGCAAGCGACGACCGTCCAGATGCTGCGCGCTTCGCCTCGATCGGCTCGCCGCGCTCGCGGAAGCAACCGACTCGGCTGGGAGATGACCAGGCAGTTTGTCCGGACGACGGCACGGTATCGCCGCCGGCCGGGATGGTGGCGGTAGGGTCCGCGGAATCGGCTGGTTGGCCCAACCTTCGCCCCCCTGTCGGGGCGCCCGGTACGGTCACCGTATGGCTCTCCCCCCCTCAGGAAGCGACCGCGCCGCCGTCGTCACCGGGGCCTCGTCGGGCATCGGTGAGGAATTCGCCCGGATCCTTTCGCAGCGTGGCTATCAGGTCGTCTTGGTGGCCCGAAGCGCTGACAAGCTCGAAGCCCTGGCCGGACGGCTGGGCCCGCAGGTGCATCCCCTGCCGGCCGACCTGTCGCAGCGAAGCGAGCGGGCCGCCCTGTTGGACAGGGTCGCCGCGCTTGGCATGACGCCGGACATCCTGGTCAACAATGCCGGACTGTCGACGCTTGGCCGGGTGGCGAAATCGGTTCCAGAAAAAGAACTTAACTTGGTCGAAGTCGACGTGGCCGCCGTCGTCGACCTGTGTAGCAGAATCCTGCCGGGAATGGTCGAACGTCGTCGGGGTGCGGTGTTGAACGTGGCGTCGGTGGCCGCATTTGGTCCGCTGCCCGGACAGGCGGCCTACGGCGCGGCCAAAGCGTTTGTCCTGTCCTACACGCACAGCCTGCGCGGCGAGCTACGAGGTACCGGGGTCTCCGCGACGGCGCTATGCCCAGGACCGGTGGATACCGGCTTCGGCGACGCCGCGGGATTCACCCAAGAGGAAGTCGATGGGGCCATGCCGAAGATCATGTGGAAACCCGCAGCTCAAGTCGCACAGGCGGGAATCGATGGTTTGGCGGCAGGAAAGGCCGTTGTCGTGCCGGGCATGGCCAACCGGCTCTCGGCCGGCCTGGTCCGGATTACCCCGCCCGAGTGGCTGCTGCCGTTCTTGGTGCGCAACCACCCCGCGATGAAACGCGATTGAGAGTTGGCCGCCTTGATTTCTGCGATGGAACGTCTTGTTTTGCAAGACAACAGCATTGGCTTCAATGTGCTCGCCTGTACCACGCCCAGGCGTGCGGCAGCGTTTCGGTAGGGTGACGTCGGGTTGAATACCACTCTTTCCGCGCCCGCCGGTTCCACACACGCCGAACGGCCCGCTATCGCACGAGTGATCCACGCCCTCGCGCTGCCGATCATCCTGTTCTGGCTGGCAGTCGTCGTCATACTCAGCGTGTTCGTGCCCTCGTTGGAGGTGGTCGGACAGGAACGAGCGGTGTCGCTGAGCCCCACCGACGCGCCGTCGGTGGTGGCCCTCAACCGCATCGGACATGTCTTCAACGAAGGTGAAACCGACAGTGTGGCGATGATCGTCCTGGAGGGGGACAAGCCCCTCGGTGACAACGCCCACGAGTTCTACGAGGTGCTGATCCGAAAATTGCGCGCCGACAACGCGCACGTGCTCAGCATCCAGGACTTCTGGGGGGATCCACTTACCGCGGCCGGCGCCCAGAGCAACGACGGCAAGGCCGCCACCGTCCAGGTGAATCTCGCCGGCAAGCAAGGCGAGCTACTGGCCAACGAATCCGTCGACGCGGTCCGCCGGATCGTTGACAGCACCCCAGCGCCACCGGGGGTCACGGCCTACGTCACCGGGGGCCCGGCGCTGGCCGCAGACCTGCACAAGAGCGGCGACAAATCCATGGCCAAGATCACCGTGACCACCATCGTGGTGATCCTGATCATGTTGCTGTTCGTCTACCGGTCGCCGATCACCGTGTTCCTGCTGCTGCTCACGGTCGGGGTGGAATTGACCGCGGCCCGAGGCGCCGTGGCGCTGCTCGGACACAACGAACTCATCGGACTCTCGACATTCGCGGTGAGCCTGCTCACGTCGCTTGCCATCGCCGCCGGCACCGACTATGGGATCTTCATCATCGGTCGCTACCAAGAAGCTCGACAGGCCGGCGAGGACAGGGAAACGGCCTTCTACACCATGTACCGGGGGACCGCCCATGTCATCCTGGGCTCCGGTTTCACCATCGCGGCTGCGACCTTTTGCCTCAGCTTCACCCGGATGCCCTATTTCCAGACTCTGGGCGTCCCCTGTGCGGCGGGGATGCTGGTCGCCCTGTTCGTCGCGCTGACGTTGGGACCGGCAGTTCTCATTGTCGGCGGCCGGTTCGGCCTGTTCGATCCCAAGCGGGTGCTCAAGGTGCGCGGCTGGCGACGAGTCGGCACTGCGGTGGTGCGCTGGCCGGCACCCATCCTCGTCGTCACCTGCGCCATCGCTCTCATCGGCCTGATCACCCTGCCCGGCTACCAGCCCAGTTACAACGATCGGGCATATCTGCCTAGTTTCATCCCCGCCAATCAAGGCTTCGCGGTCGCGGACCGCCACTTCTCCCACGCCCGGATGAACCCCGAGATATTGATGATCGAGTCGGATCACGACATGCGTGATCCTGCCGACTTTCTGGTATTGGACAAGCTGGCCAAAGGCATATTCCGGGTTCCGGGTATCTCCCGCGTGCAGGCCATAACCCGACCCGACGGCACCACCATGGACCACACGTCGATCCCGTTCCAGCTGAGCATGCAAAACGCCGGTCAGGTGCAGTTGCTGCACTATCAGCGGGCCCGGATGAATGACTTGCTGACCCAGGCTGACGACATGGCCCGCACCATCGCACTGATGAGCCGGATGTACGACCTGATGTCGCAGCTGGCCGTCAGCACTCACCGGATGGTTGGTGACACCGTCGAGATGCAACAGATCACCGCTGAACTGCGGGACAAAATTTCGGATTTCGATGACTTCTGGCGGCCGATCCGCAGCTACTTCTACTGGGAGAAGCACTGTTACGACATTCCGCTCTGCTGGTCGTTCCGGTCGATTTTCGATGCGCTGGACGGCATTGACCAGATCGACGAGAAACTGGATGCGCTGGTCAGTGACATCAAAGAACTGGACCGGCTGATGCCCGAGATGCTCACCACGTTCCCTCCGATGATCGAAACCATGGAAAGCATGCGGATCATGATGCTGACGATGCACAGCACCATGTCGGGCATGTTCGACCAGATGAACGAGGTGAGTGAGAACGCGAACGCCATGGGTAAGGCGTTCGACGCGGCCAAAAACGACGATTCCTTCTATCTGCCGCCGGAAGTGTTCAAGAACGAGGACTTCAAGCGTGCGATGGGAAACTTCTTGTCACCGGACGGGCATGCGGCTCGCTTCATCATCCTGCATCGAAGTGACCCCGCCTCGGCCGGCGGGATTGCGAGCATCGACGGGATTCGTACCGCCGCCGAGGAGTCACTCAAGGGAACTCCGCTGGAGAATTCCAAGATCTATCTGGCGGGAGTGGGCGCCATCTTCAAAGATGTCTCCGAGGGCGCGAAGTGGGATCTTGTCATCGCCGGAGTTGCCTCGCTCTGCCTGATTTTCATCATCATGCTGATTCTCACCCGGGCCTTGGTGGCCGCCGGAGTGATCGTGGGAACCGTGGCGATCTCACTGGGAGCTTCGTTCGGGTTGTCGGTGCTGTTCTGGCAGCACATTATCGGCATGCCGTTGCACTGGCTGGTGCTGGCAATGTCGGTGATCGTTCTGCTCGCCGTGGGGTCGGACTACAACCTGCTGCTGGTCTCCCGGTTCAAACAGGAAATACACGCCGGCATCAACACCGGAATTATCCGATCCATGGGTGGCACAGGCAAAGTCGTGACCAACGCCGGACTGGTGTTCGCTTTCACCATGGCATCCATGATGGTCAGTGACGTGCGGATGATCGGGCAGGTGGGCACCACCATCGGTTTGGGCCTGCTGTTCGATACCTTGATCGTGCGCGCGTTCATGACACCATCCATCGCCGCGCTGCTGGGTCGTTGGTTCTGGTGGCCGATCCGGGTGCGCTCGCGACCGGGGCGGGCGCCGGTGACGCCGGCGCACACCGGTACCGCGGACCTGGCCCTGGCGGGCCGGTCCCGCTAGGGCGGCCACGTTGCTCACGACGGGCCGAGTGTCCTCCGCGACATATAAACTACGCCGCCGACACGCCGGAGATCCCCGCCACGGATTATGACTCGAGTGTGGTGCGGGTTAGCGGGACAGGCCGTGCGCGAGCAGGGCGCGCACCGACCGCGGTGGCGCAGTGAGCTCGGTGACGGATTCGACGCCGAGCGCGATGGTCGGGTAATCGGCCAGATACTCTGCATACGAGCGGTCGCCCAGTTTCATGCCTAAGGAGAACCACCCGTCCACCACCGACCATCTTCGCGGATGCCTTCTCGCCCAGTCGCTTTGGTCTAGCCGATGCTTCCAGTCCAAGGCGGTGATTTCCTCGAGCGAATAGCCGCGGAGCAGGTCCCGGTAATTCACCGCGGCACCGCGTACCACGGTGATGCCGCCTCCCGGCTCGGCCGATTCCACTAGCCCCGGCATCCCCCGAAGTATCGCCTTGGCGGCGGCTCGGCCGGTGGTAACCCCTTCGGTCAAGTGCAGCACCGGGCAGGCCCGCAGCGCGATGCAGGCATCGACGACGGACACCAGAATGTCGGCGGAGTCGGGCAATTGATAACCCTCGCCGAGCACCCGGGGCAGTCGGGTGATGGTGAAATCAAGGTCCGCGCCCCATCCGGCTATCACCAGCTCCGCCAGTGACTTTGATGCCGCGTAAGGGTAGGGCGCGGCACCCGGAGCGGTCACCCGTGGCACCGTCACATCGGCATTGACGACGTACGTCGACAAATGCACCAACCTGGTGGCACGTCGGGCGCATGCCTCAGCGATCGCGGATACCAGCTGCACGTTCGCCAATCGAAGCTCGCGATAAGGTACGAGCACGTTGGTATTGCCGATACAGTTCACGACGGTTCGCGCACCGGTGTCGCGGATTAGGACATCCAGTTCCGCCGCGCCAAACTCGGCGGGGAGTCGTTCGATCCGCACCCCGTCGAAGCGCCGTAACGCCGTCCACGGATCTCGTTCTGGCAGCTGGGACCGGGTAGCCAGGACCACTTCCGGGCAGCGCAGTCCGGACTGCCGCAGTTCGAGGAGCGCCTGGGCAAATCCGGTGCCGAGAATTCCCGACGCGCCCAGCACCAGGATTGTCTGGCGTCGCGCTGTGGCGTGCAACGCAATAGCGGGCCGCCGGTGCGATATCGCCGCAAGATCGCGTGCGATCTCAGCGGCCGCGTCGACGTCCATCCAGGCGTCGGCACCCGACATGGCCAGACCGAGGTTGCCGGCCAGCGCGCTGGCACTGTCGGCGCTGATCAGATCGAGAATTGACAGGTTGTGACCCAGATACCTGCGCGTGTCGGGGAGGATTCTGATCAGGTCCAGTGAGCCGATCCCCTCGGCGAGCAGCGACGCCTCGGGGCGGATAACCCTGCCGAGGTGCCGACTCCAGACCTCGGCGAGGCCACGCGCCAGTTCGGTGGATTCGGCATCGCTTTCGGCCGCATCCGCGAGCCGAGGCAGCGTCGGCAGATTGGCACTGTCGATCTTCCCGTTGGGCTTCCTGGGGATGTGCGGCACCCCGACAACAGAAAACGAGGGCACTTGTGAGCCGACGAGGATGCGCTTGATTCGTGCCTGTGCTGGCTCGTCCTCGGCGCCTTCGCGGGTCCGCAGCGTTTCGAACCACACCGCGAGGCTTCCGTCGTGCGGCTCGACGGCGACATCGGATATCGTGGGCTCCTCGTGGATGCGCCGCACGAGCGCCGCCGTGTCGACACGTTTGCCGGAGATCTTGACGATGGCGTCCCTGCGCCCCGAGAAAACGAAAAAGCCGTCATTATCCACGGTTACCCGGTCCGCAGTGGCGAAGACCCGACGTCGTGAACCGTCGCTGGCCGTCACGGTGCCAAAGCTGCTGTCATCCCTCCCCAGATAGCCGGCGGACACCAAATCACCGGCAATGACGACTTCACCGAATGCCACGAACACCGTGTTAGGCGCCACCGGACGGCCCAACCTGCGGCCAGCGTTCGCCGAGACGGACCAGCCGTTGCCGACGATGGGTAAGTAGCTGACGACGACCGTGGTCTCCGTCGGACCGTAGCTTGAGACAACCGAGATCTGCTGGGCGGCAGCGGACCGTGTCCACTTGTCGACGGCGCTGGGCCGCACCGGTTCGCCGCCGATAACGATTTGCCGCAGGCGTGAGTGGCGGAGCGGATCGATCGCGTCGTCGTCCTCGCACAGCAGGTGCCACACTGCGCTCGGTAGATCCAGCACCGTTGGACCCTTGGTGCCCACCTCTGCTACCAGCGTGTCCAAGTCGCCGGATCTCATGGCGGTGGAACGGATCAGCTCAGCCCCGCAAATCGCGCTGCCAAAAATCTCCTCGACGCTGATGTCCGATGTCAACGGCGCGCATTGCAGGAGGGTGTCGCTTGTTGCCCAGCCATAGGCCACCCTGACCGCATCGCAAAAAAACGCGAGCGATCCGTGGGAGATTCGGACGAGTTTGGGTTGTCCGGTCGATCCCGAGGTCGGCATAACGTATGCCGTGTTGCTGGCCAACGCAGCGTCCTGAGTCACCTGCTCGACGCGCAGTCGAACGAGCTGTCGCAACTCGGCCTCCGGCGCCGGCGCAAGGTGCGCAGCGGCCACGTCTACTTTGTGCGCCGAAATGCCTTCGCCATGAGCGGCAATCGCGTGCGCTCGGGCGTCGACCTCGTCGACGCTGTCGCAGACGCTGTAGCCGCAGCCGGCCAGATGACATGCGACCAGCAGGTCGATCGTCTTGTCGGTGTTGTCGTCGGCGAATACCACGACGTCACCCGGGACGGCGTTATTGCTCACCAGCCAGCCAACCCATTGGTCGACGTAGCGGCGCCGTTCAAGAAACTTTTGGACGGCCCCGGCAGGATCCAAGAACCACGCTCGCATGCCCGTCGGGTCGCTGTTGATTACCGTATTGCCTTGGCAGCGGCTACCTTCCGCGGTAACTTCAAGCCATTCGCCGACAGCCATCGCGATCGGTTGGCCCCACAGCTCCGGCATCGACTCCAACGCCGCAGCGATGCGGTCTGCGACCTTGGTCGGCCGCTCCCGCTCAGGCAGATCGGCTCTGTCCCAGATGGCCAGGTCAAGTGTGCGCCGGTCCTCGTCGAGGACACATGCCACGGTCATGCCCTCCACCGGCCCGATGTCCGTGGCGACCGGCGCTTCCGTCAGGAACGGGCGCAGGCCCGGTGCGCACGACTCGCGAATAAAGTTGAGCGTCAGCGCCTGCACGTGCGGCGTCCGGTTGACCGCCAAATACATTCGTCGGTAATGCTCTTCGCGCAACCAACGGCGTCTTACCGCCTTGACATATCCCCGATCGAGCATTCGAACGACGTCGCCCACCGAAGCGAAGGGGGGAAATCGGACGGAGTGCGCAATCGAATTGACTAGACAGGTGGCGACATGGAGATCGGGATCTCCGAAGCGGTTGTCAACTGCGTGAACTAGCAGGGTCTCGGTGCTCTGCCGAACGCTCGAATCCACCGCTACCGCCGCGGTGGCGACCAGTGCGTTGAGGGGCACGTGCGCACGCTCGGAGAGGGCAAGGAGTACGTCGTAGGCGTGGCCGGAGACTCGCGCTGAGTCGCACAGGCGACCCCTGGCCGCCCCCCCGGGTGCGTCGCCCCGACCTGGTGCGGGGGCGCCGCGGTGGGCGTCGTTGGCCAGCTCACGCTGCACGACATCGGCTAGACGAGCCAGCGACTCGTCCACTCTGGCCGCCTCACGGCGGTGCGCGTTTGCCAGCTTGCTCAAGTCCGCAGTGATGCAGGGGATCTCAGCAGCATCGTCGAGGTACCGTGCCAAATCGGCCTCGATCATCCCGGTCGCGCCGCCATCGAGCAGTATGTGGTGTGTGTAGACGTCAAGGCCTGATACATGACCGCGCTCGCCGGTCCAAACGGTGTAGCGCACCAGTGGCTTGGCGAGGATACCGGAAGACCATGCGCGGATGAGTCCATCGCCACCGGGATCGTCCTGGTGCCGAGTGGCCGGGCAGACGTGCACGATGTCGTCGAACTGCAGCCTCAGCACGAGCTCTGGATAGTCGAGCCCCGCGGACGGCCCTTGGAGAACGCAGAGCTGCACCGGATTACCGAGTATCGACGCTTTCAGCGCGGCCAGGAATCTCGATGGTTCCAGTGGATGGAACCGATAGCGTTTGCCGATCAGATACAGCGCGGGATCGTTGTCCTGCAGCACCCCGTTGTAGAGGTTCCGCTGCGACCTGCTTAGGGGAACTCGATCCGCGAGCCGATCCTTAGGCGTGGCCATCACATTCTCCGTGGTTCTCCAATTCCCAAACCCAGCCGGCAATCGACAGGTGCTCGGCCAGGCGGGACGGCAATTCCGATTCTCGGTTCACGCCAAGATGCTTCATCAAAAGAACGAACCGAACCGAGTCCAATCCGAGATCCCGGAGATCGGTTACATCACCATCGGTGAGGTCTGACTCGTCGATGTAGAGCACCTCACAAACGGCGGCAAGGATCCGTTGGCGCACCGCCTCAGACACGAACCGCCGCTTCGGCCTGCTGTCCATCGATCGACGCCGCCAGTGATGCGCGCATGACCTTGCCGGACTGGGTTCGTGGAATGTCGGCGACGATCACGATTGTCGATGGCCGTGCCATGGACTCCGACTGATGTCGAAAGCTGGCCGCGATCGTTCGTTTGAGCTTGCGGGTCTCCGATTCGTCCAGATCTCTCGTAGGCACCACGGCCAGCCCCACCAGGGCGCCAAACTCCGCGTCGGGAATCTCGTAACACGCGGCCGCTTGAACGCCCGGAATGCCCTCGGCGATGCGGTCTACCTCGTCGGGTGCGATGTTGACGCCACCGGAGATGATCATTTCCGAGGATCGGCCCTTGATGTAGAAGAAGCCATCCTCTCGGCGCTCCAGCAGATCACCGGTGTTCACCCACCCGTCGACCAGAGTGGACCGGGTGCGCTCTGAATTGTTCCAGTAGCCCAACATGTTTGCCGGTGACTTGATCCACAATGTGCCGAAAGACGCCGACGGGCCGGCGCCTTCGACGGTGGGACCGTCGCGCTGGGGGGCATCGGTATCCGCCAAATAAACTTCCACACCGGGATACGGGCGTCCGACGGCGCCCGCTTCGATCTTCGATATCGAGTCCTCGTCGGTGGGTAGGCACAGTGCGGTGCATCCCGTCTCGCTCAACCCATACACCTGCGCGGTGCGGATGCCGGCGGCTTCGATAAATCGCACGTCTGCTGCGTTTGCCCGAGAGCCGCCATACCCCAGCAGGCGAAGTGACGGGACTTTGGCGCCAGCCGACTTCAGTTCGCTGACCAGTTTCGAAACAAGCGTTGGGACCAGACACGTTGTCGCGACGGCATTGTTGTTGAGCAGGTCTAGCAATGACGGCGTGTTCTCACCACCAGTGATGCACAACCCGCCCCGCATCAGGCAGGTAAGTATCCACCACAGTCCACCAATGTGCGTTGCCGGCAGGGGCGAGTAGGTGGTTTCGCCATCGACCCAAGTTACCCAGTTCAAACGCTCTTTACGCAAGATGTCCGGGATGGCAAAGAAGGTGCGGTTGGCCAGCAACACCGCTTTGGGTTCGCCGGTGGTACCGCTGGTGAAGATCATCGCGAGCGGATCATCGACGCCCAGTTCCGGTTCCGGGGTAGCGGTTTCGATGTCCGGTCCTATTCGGTGAGCTGAATTCGCTGCATCACCGTGGACCTCGATCTCGGTAGCGGGCATCGACCGGAGTGCTTCCGGCAGGGAGGACGGCTCGACCCTGGTGTTGGGCGCGATCAGAATCGCGGCGGGATCGGCGATTTGACAAAACCGAGTGATAGTTGCGTCCGGAAGATTGCCGTCGGCCATGACCGCGATAGCCCCGAGTCTCGCGCAAGCCAGCACCGACAGGTAGGTCTCCGGCCCGTTGTCCGAAATGACCAGCACTCGAGAACCTCGAGAAACCGACTGGGCGCGAAGGGTCATCGCAAGTGTGTTCACCTGGTAGACAAGCTCGGAATACCGCACTGCGCTGGTACCG belongs to Mycobacterium basiliense and includes:
- a CDS encoding AMP-binding protein → MATPKDRLADRVPLSRSQRNLYNGVLQDNDPALYLIGKRYRFHPLEPSRFLAALKASILGNPVQLCVLQGPSAGLDYPELVLRLQFDDIVHVCPATRHQDDPGGDGLIRAWSSGILAKPLVRYTVWTGERGHVSGLDVYTHHILLDGGATGMIEADLARYLDDAAEIPCITADLSKLANAHRREAARVDESLARLADVVQRELANDAHRGAPAPGRGDAPGGAARGRLCDSARVSGHAYDVLLALSERAHVPLNALVATAAVAVDSSVRQSTETLLVHAVDNRFGDPDLHVATCLVNSIAHSVRFPPFASVGDVVRMLDRGYVKAVRRRWLREEHYRRMYLAVNRTPHVQALTLNFIRESCAPGLRPFLTEAPVATDIGPVEGMTVACVLDEDRRTLDLAIWDRADLPERERPTKVADRIAAALESMPELWGQPIAMAVGEWLEVTAEGSRCQGNTVINSDPTGMRAWFLDPAGAVQKFLERRRYVDQWVGWLVSNNAVPGDVVVFADDNTDKTIDLLVACHLAGCGYSVCDSVDEVDARAHAIAAHGEGISAHKVDVAAAHLAPAPEAELRQLVRLRVEQVTQDAALASNTAYVMPTSGSTGQPKLVRISHGSLAFFCDAVRVAYGWATSDTLLQCAPLTSDISVEEIFGSAICGAELIRSTAMRSGDLDTLVAEVGTKGPTVLDLPSAVWHLLCEDDDAIDPLRHSRLRQIVIGGEPVRPSAVDKWTRSAAAQQISVVSSYGPTETTVVVSYLPIVGNGWSVSANAGRRLGRPVAPNTVFVAFGEVVIAGDLVSAGYLGRDDSSFGTVTASDGSRRRVFATADRVTVDNDGFFVFSGRRDAIVKISGKRVDTAALVRRIHEEPTISDVAVEPHDGSLAVWFETLRTREGAEDEPAQARIKRILVGSQVPSFSVVGVPHIPRKPNGKIDSANLPTLPRLADAAESDAESTELARGLAEVWSRHLGRVIRPEASLLAEGIGSLDLIRILPDTRRYLGHNLSILDLISADSASALAGNLGLAMSGADAWMDVDAAAEIARDLAAISHRRPAIALHATARRQTILVLGASGILGTGFAQALLELRQSGLRCPEVVLATRSQLPERDPWTALRRFDGVRIERLPAEFGAAELDVLIRDTGARTVVNCIGNTNVLVPYRELRLANVQLVSAIAEACARRATRLVHLSTYVVNADVTVPRVTAPGAAPYPYAASKSLAELVIAGWGADLDFTITRLPRVLGEGYQLPDSADILVSVVDACIALRACPVLHLTEGVTTGRAAAKAILRGMPGLVESAEPGGGITVVRGAAVNYRDLLRGYSLEEITALDWKHRLDQSDWARRHPRRWSVVDGWFSLGMKLGDRSYAEYLADYPTIALGVESVTELTAPPRSVRALLAHGLSR
- a CDS encoding acyl carrier protein, translated to MRQRILAAVCEVLYIDESDLTDGDVTDLRDLGLDSVRFVLLMKHLGVNRESELPSRLAEHLSIAGWVWELENHGECDGHA
- the fadD10 gene encoding fatty acid--CoA ligase FadD10 translates to MYDFAPTVLERVFAQARRRPQAIALRRCDGTSAVRYSELVYQVNTLAMTLRAQSVSRGSRVLVISDNGPETYLSVLACARLGAIAVMADGNLPDATITRFCQIADPAAILIAPNTRVEPSSLPEALRSMPATEIEVHGDAANSAHRIGPDIETATPEPELGVDDPLAMIFTSGTTGEPKAVLLANRTFFAIPDILRKERLNWVTWVDGETTYSPLPATHIGGLWWILTCLMRGGLCITGGENTPSLLDLLNNNAVATTCLVPTLVSKLVSELKSAGAKVPSLRLLGYGGSRANAADVRFIEAAGIRTAQVYGLSETGCTALCLPTDEDSISKIEAGAVGRPYPGVEVYLADTDAPQRDGPTVEGAGPSASFGTLWIKSPANMLGYWNNSERTRSTLVDGWVNTGDLLERREDGFFYIKGRSSEMIISGGVNIAPDEVDRIAEGIPGVQAAACYEIPDAEFGALVGLAVVPTRDLDESETRKLKRTIAASFRHQSESMARPSTIVIVADIPRTQSGKVMRASLAASIDGQQAEAAVRV